The sequence below is a genomic window from Effusibacillus lacus.
CGAATACTTTTCAATCACCGTATTCGCCAGAAGCCTTTCGCACATTTCGGTGACGCGCTCTTCCGCCGTTTTCCTGTCGGTGGTATTGATCTTCACTTCCATGTACTTGCCGATCCGCACGTCTTCCACTTCATCGTATCCCAGTGCATGCAGGGATTTGGTGACAGTGGTTCCTTCCGGGTCAAGAACGGAAGCTTTCAAGGTAACATGGATTTTGGCCAGAATCATCGGGTGAGTCCTCCTAGTCTGCGTAAGATTTCTTCATATGCTTCTTCCACCGAACCCAGATCGCGGCGAAAGCGGTCTTTGTCAAGCTTCTCTCTGGTATCTGCATCCCAGAAACGGCAGGTGTCGGGCGAAATCTCATCGGCCAGCAGGATGTTGCCATCCGAATCGATGCCAAACTCCAGTTTAAAGTCTACCAGCAGCAGGTTCTTGTCAGACAGAAAAGCTTTGAGATAAACGTTGATGTCGCGCGCCAGGCTTTCCAGCACGTTCAGTTGTTCAGGGGTTGCCAGTTCCAAAACGTCAATGTGGGAGGGAGTCACGAGCGGATCTCCCAGATCATCGTTTTTGTAGTAAAATTCCACCACCGTCTTCGGCAGAATCGTTCCCTCTTCCCAGCCGATCCGCTTGGCAAGGGAACCGGCCGCGATATTGCGAACCACCACTTCCAAAGGAAGAATCTTCACTTTCTTTACCAACATCTCCCGCTCGGAAAGCGTGTCGATGTAGTGGGTGGGGATTCCTTTTGCTTCCAGCAGCTTGAAGAAGATGGAGGCAATCCGGTTGTTCATTTCCCCCTTGCCTGCAATTTGTCCCTTCTTCTGACCGTTAAACGCGGTGGCATCGTCCTTGTACTCGACGATCACCTGCTCCGGATGATCGGTCAGGAATATTTTCTTCGCCTTGCCTTCGTACAGCATTTCACCTTTTGCCGGCATTTGCCGTTCCCCCTTGCCTCTCCGTTTTTTATAATTCCGGGACTTCTGCCCGGTTCAGGAGCCTTTTTCAAAATAAGGGGCTTTTAGTCCCTTATTTCTTGATTTTCCCCTCGTATTTTTGAGATAGGGGATTTTGAGGTACCTATTCTGTCACTTTCGGCCGATGGCGACCCAGAAAAATCCGAAATTAGTACCTGAGAGTCCCTTATTCTACAAACCAACCCCATTTTCCCTAAAAATAAGGGATCCAAAATCCCTTATTCGGCAGTCCCATTCGGCAATCCCGGAGGGTTACTTGCCGATATGCTTCAGCAATTGGCTTGCCAGACCGACGTAAGTTGCAGGTGTGAGCTCCAGCAGACGAGCTTTGTCATCGGTCGGAAGATCGAGCCCCTCGATAAATTTCCGCATAGCCTCCGCGT
It includes:
- the purC gene encoding phosphoribosylaminoimidazolesuccinocarboxamide synthase, translated to MPAKGEMLYEGKAKKIFLTDHPEQVIVEYKDDATAFNGQKKGQIAGKGEMNNRIASIFFKLLEAKGIPTHYIDTLSEREMLVKKVKILPLEVVVRNIAAGSLAKRIGWEEGTILPKTVVEFYYKNDDLGDPLVTPSHIDVLELATPEQLNVLESLARDINVYLKAFLSDKNLLLVDFKLEFGIDSDGNILLADEISPDTCRFWDADTREKLDKDRFRRDLGSVEEAYEEILRRLGGLTR
- the purS gene encoding phosphoribosylformylglycinamidine synthase subunit PurS, yielding MILAKIHVTLKASVLDPEGTTVTKSLHALGYDEVEDVRIGKYMEVKINTTDRKTAEERVTEMCERLLANTVIEKYSFELTEV